A single Cyprinus carpio isolate SPL01 chromosome A6, ASM1834038v1, whole genome shotgun sequence DNA region contains:
- the LOC109052726 gene encoding prostacyclin synthase, giving the protein MWTALLLLGLAVLLLYVRRTRRRNEPPLDKGMIPWLGHALEFGKDAAKFLTRMKQKHGDIFTVRAAGQYITVLLDSNCYDAVLSDVVLLDQTSYAQVLMKRIFSLNLPSHNPESEKRRAEIHFQGTALTQLCSSMQNNLQHLVTPSEMGLKVSEWKKDGLFNFCYGLLFKTGYLTVFGAEKNNSAALAEIYEAFRQFDKILPKLARTTVNKEEKQIASSAREKLWKWLTPTHLDRKSEHQSWLGNYVQQLQDEGVDAETQRRAMLLQLWVTHGNTGPAAFWLLGYLLTHPEALRAVREEIQGGKHLRLEERQKNTPVFDSVLSETLRLTAAALITREVKQDKKIHLSNGQEYQLRRGDRLCVFPFISPQMDPQIHQQPEMFQFDRFLNADGTEKKDFFKDGVRVKCPSVPWGTKDNLCPGRQFAISAIKELVSTILTRFDLELCDKNAKLPLVDPSRYGFGILQPAGDLEIRYRIRS; this is encoded by the exons ATGTGGACCGCGCTTCTCCTGCTGGGACTCGCTGTTCTGTTGCTGTACGTGAGACGCACGAG ACGAAGAAATGAACCTCCTCTTGATAAAGGAATGATTCCGTGGCTTGGTCACGCGCTTGAGTTTGGAAAAGATGCTGCTAAATTCCTGACACGAATGAAACAGAAGCACGGCGACATTTTTACC GTACGTGCAGCTGGACAATATATCACTGTTCTGCTGGACTCAAACTGCTATGATGCTGTCCTGTCCGATGTGGTCTTACTTGACCAGACCAGCTATGCTCAGGTCCTAATGAAGAGAATCTTCAGCCTGAATCTGCCCAGTCACAACCCTGAATCTGAGAAGAGACGGGCAGAAAT CCATTTTCAGGGGACCGCTTTGACCCAACTCTGCAGCTCAATGCAGAACAACCTCCAGCACCTTGTGACCCCCTCAGAAATGGGCCTCAAAGTATCTGAGTGGAAAAAAGATGGACTCTTCAATTTTTGCTACGGCTTGCTGTTTAA GACTGGCTATCTCACTGTGTTCGGCGCAGAGAAGAACAATAGTGCAGCACTAGCAGAAATTTATGAGGCATTTCGGCAGTTTGACAAGATTTTGCCTAAACTGGCTCGAACTACTGTAAATAAAG AGGAGAAACAAATTGCAAGTTCAGCACGAGAAAAACTGTGGAAATGGCTGACTCCAACACATTTAGATAGAAAGTCAGAACACCAGTCATGGTTGGGGAACTATGTACAGCAACTGCAGGATGAAGGCGTTGATGCTGAGACTCAGAGGAGAGCCATGCTGCTTCAGCTATGGGTCACGCAT GGAAACACAGGCCCTGCTGCATTTTGGTTACTGGGCTACTTACTCACCCACCCTGAAGCTTTAAGGGCTGTGAGAGAGGAAATCCAAGGTGGGAAGCATCTCCGTCtggaagagagacagaaaaacactCCAGTATTTG ATAGCGTTCTTAGTGAGACACTGCGTCTAACTGCAGCTGCTCTCATCACTAGAGAAGTGAAGCAAGATAAGAAGATTCATTTAAGCAATGGGCAAGAATACCAGCTCCGACGGGGCGATCGGCTGTGCGTTTTCCCCTTCATCAGCCCTCAAATGGACCCACAGATCCACCAACAGCCAGAG ATGTTCCAGTTTGACCGCTTTCTTAATGCAGATGGGACAGAGAAGAAGGACTTCTTTAAGGATGGGGTGAGGGTTAAGTGTCCCTCTGTGCCCTGGGGGACCAAAGACAACCTGTGTCCAGGACGCCAGTTTGCAATTAGTGCAATTAAAGA GCTTGTGTCCACGATCTTGACTCGATTTGATCTGGAACTGTGTGACAAGAATGCAAAGCTGCCATTGGTAGACCCCAGCCGATATGGCTTTGGCATTCTCCAACCTGCTGGCGATCTAGAGATACGCTACAGAATAAGATCTTGA